The Besnoitia besnoiti strain Bb-Ger1 chromosome Unknown contig00018, whole genome shotgun sequence genome contains a region encoding:
- a CDS encoding uncharacterized protein (encoded by transcript BESB_032720), with amino-acid sequence MLVASMSLWHPCQFAAAGALIDCLTCQRPARDFNTEKQFRMENALRMYPTVSGVTNKAVFTTTPLKEEAIRQGLIHVPEDQVYSHSYVPPLGAPQQLVSVRQHGHTFTPIPLYSGPLQYVQKPPLHVAPEVCYQSSPTMYTVTQQATARPRLMTPLKMPYRVAAPDLAPSTVQSPSAAHPMQAWEYVVAEPLLADTTGFLLTESKAVQVGSEQRQVESAGGTEKKEADHGPESDESLLLVSTNHTDSMGEEGLEQKKDKDAMVKKRNSVSDDEDPDVNTKSEDAEQSKGDATDSDGKAPRDAAKESKFAGKAGLEATEFAPEAPTTAESSSTTHSNFQEILETTRVAKLSGWPVGYVPPSDPQEYKELRIGSNVYLIGGTFYLSDTGAYLLGLRN; translated from the exons ATGCTGGTCGCCTCCATGTCCCTGTGGCACCCCTGTCAAtttgcagctgctggcgcgttGATCGATTGCCTGACTTGCCAAAGGCCTGCACGAGATTTCAACACTGAAAAGCAATTCCGGATGGAGAACGCACTTCGAATGTACCCCACCGTGAGCGGCGTAACCAACAAGGCGGTTTTCACCACGACGCCGCTGAAAGAAGAGGCTATTAGGCAGGGGCTCATTCACGTCCCTGAAGACCAGGTTTACTCTCATTCATACGTGCCACCGCTGGGAGCCCCTCAGCAGCTAGTTTCTGTCAGGCAGCATGGTCATACATTCACTCCGATCCCGCTGTATAGCGGGCCGCTTCAGTATGTGCAAAAGCCTCCTCTTCATGTCGCCCCCGAGGTGTGTTACCAGAGCAGCCCTACGATGTACACTGTCACGCAGCAGGCCACTGCACGCCCTCGGCTGATGACCCCACTCAAGATGCCTTACCGGGTGGCGGCTCCTGATCTGGCGCCGTCCACAGTACAGTCTCCATCGGCAGCGCACCCCATGCAGGCGTGGGAATATGTCGTGGCGGAGCCCCTCTTGGCTGACACGACTGGATTCTTGCTGACAGAGTCGAAAGCTGTTCAGGTTGGTTCTGAGCAAAGGCAGGTAGAGAGTGCCGGTGGtacggagaagaaggaagctgATCACGGACCCGAGTCTGACGAGTCGCTGCTCCTGGTGTCTACCAATCATACTGACTCAATGGGTGAAGAAGGGCTGGAGCAGAAAAAGGACAAAGATGCAATGGTAAAAAAGAGAAATTCCGTTAGTGACGATGAAGATCCTGATGTTAACACAAAATCAGAGGATGCCGAGCAATCCAAAGGTGATGCAACCGATTCTGATggcaaggcgccgcgcgacgcggcaaaGGAGAGCAAATTTGCTGGAAAAGCGGGACTGGAAGCAACGGAGTTCGCGCCGGAAGCGCCAACGACTGCTGAAAGCTCGAGTACTACCCATTCCAACTTCCAGGAGATTCTGGAAACTACTCGTG TGGCGAAATTGAGCGGCTGGCCTGTAGGATACGTCCCCCCATCCGACCCCCAAGAATACAAGGAGCTCCGTATTGGTAGCAATGTTTACCTCATAGGAGGCACCTTCTATTTGAGTGACACTGGTGCGTACCTTCTGGGGCTACGAAACTGA
- a CDS encoding aspartyl protease (encoded by transcript BESB_032730) — protein MKVLRLAAATVLLVAADVRAAKVRHSNVSIPLFKIDSSYEKEHVKQLHQLRSLGSRMKSMSRFLEVRQRPLFSVTEIPLQDQVIASKKLATYFGEIGIGDGPTTNFRVLFDTGSCEFWVPDETCLSMQCMGHKKYRRSESFEPRFNQNGEPSLMNVVYLSGTLQGYDGYDTVHLGNGISVPHTNIGFGTLVDIPLLRDLAWDGIVGLGFKNHEITHRGVLPLLDHIVQTKALESKNLGNQFAYYLSADGGSMTFGGADLSRKQFPEEEFSWVPVDPSNSYWTVKVLGVRKEPRSFGSFATVTRQWADLSRLSQQDGAKSIVDTGTYLIYAPLQVVERELSGISVTSCNDKKRLPDLVLQFLGNPNAGVGSVVEIRLSPQDYVLEFTEDDGSHECMLGIVPDDAQDEDGIGGWTLGQVFLRSYYTVFDRDNLQIGFARAKH, from the exons ATGAAGGTTTTGAGACTGGCGGCTGCCACTGTGTTGTTGGTTGCGGCGGACGTCAGGGCAGCCAAGGTTCGACACAGCAACGTGTCTATTCCTTTGTTCAAAATAGACAGCAGCTATGAAAAGGAGCATGTGAAGCAGCTACACCAACTACGAAGTCTTGGGAGTCGAATGAAGTCAATGTCTCGATTTCTTGAAGTTCGACAACGGCCACTTTTTTCCGTAACGGAGATTCCGTTGCAGGATCAAGTCATAGCGTCTAAAAAATTGG CCACGTATTTCGGAGAAATTGGCATTGGGGATGGGCCGACGACGAACTTCAGAGTTCTGTTTGACACTGGCTCTTGTGAATTCTGGGTGCCAGACGAGACCTG TCTGTCCATGCAGTGCATGGGCCACAAAAAATACAGACGGAGTGAGTCGTTCGAGCCCAGATTTAATCAGAATGGCGAGCCCAGCCTTATGAACGTCGTCTACCTAAGTGGCACGCTGCAAGGCTACGACG GATACGACACGGTGCATCTCGGCAATGGTATTTCCGTGCCGCACACAAACATTGGATTCGGC ACTCTTGTCGACATCCCGCTCCTCAGGGACCTTGCTTGG GACGGCATAGTGGGCCTGGGATTCAAGAACCACGAGATAACTCACAGAGGTGTATTGCCGCT TCTCGATCACATCGTCCAGACGAAGGCACTCGAATCGAAAAATCTCGGG AACCAATTCGCGTACTACCTGAGCGCAGATG GTGGCTCCATGACATTTGGAGGAGCGGATTTGTCGAGAAAGCAGTTCCCCGAGGAGGAGTTTAG TTGGGTGCCTGTAGACCCTTCGAATAGCTACTGGACAG TTAAAGTTCTCGGCGTTCGGAAAGAACCCCGATCATTTGGTTCATTTGCTACTGTGACACGGCAGTGGGCGGACTTGAGTCGATTATCCCAACAAG ACGGCGCAAAGTCTATCGTTGACACGGGCACGTACCTCATTTACGCACCTCTG CAAGTCGTGGAACGCGAACTTAGTGGTATTTCGGTTACTTCCTGCAACGACAAGAAGCGACTACCTGATCTG GTGCTGCAGTTCTTGGGTAACCCAAATGCCG GGGTGGGCTCTGTCGTGGAAATACGGCTGAGCCCCCAGGACTACGTGCTTGAATTCACTGAAGATGATGGTAGCCACGAGTGCATGCTAGGCATCGTGCCAGATGACGCCCAAGACGAGGAC GGCATTGGTGGTTGGACACTAGGGCAA GTCTTCCTCCGGAGTTACTACACTGTCTTCGACAGAGACAATCTGCAGATTGGATTTGCCCGCGCAAAGCATTGA
- a CDS encoding sugar transporter ST2 (encoded by transcript BESB_032740), whose amino-acid sequence MAVHGRSDVGGTAAVPDTPAVAEGQQGQCGSFSDEAAETAAPVGLCETTKDAESSDGSSRGSTRRSAEGDAEADSWRGGSGSVLTSDGAQAQSREKKWIPLCWKTISGHNARTPSWSGFELEKSPTASGTQQPWRLLEVGIGGKRSPTWNTSKNHSSCEAAPEKTRFTPMMILVVSFTSLTGLLMGYDLCVVATVLSEIQENFHLCGGSFSCLSKSMFVAILAPGAAVGSVMGGWMSDRIGRKSGLALSDICLLLGSVAMGVGEAFWVMLLGRFLIGMGVGLGFVVYATYTSEVAPSDRRGQLVACQEVAQCFGCLVAYAMAACFGEGAWRYLLGMGGILAGVQVLGEIFILPESPRFFVQRGEDAQAAASLRKLGMKDEAEICRIVEELKADRDHSQEAAGACDGVESASAGPLEKLYRKWTRAFDRLRNHRRSLFVAVGCAVAQNMTAANSVIYFTVDVFRLAGVCNPLIPGVGVGVVKFLGVVVCIFLVDRWGRRVLLLTGTAGTFVCHLLMVTGFALQSGGAAEAAQAACAAAGGSNEGISFSAKLLISTLLLYIFFWNTSWAALMFVVASEVLPTSLRGLGMGLTITTFWLLSFVVQFSLEPLFSAISIPGTFGLFACLNFFALLFVGFFVPEAKGRSLEDMQRKNRSGPARTCCRASHGAVGGAAGLQGGEPSPEGSPPASCSDPSSQAAAEEGAKLTIDEKQQWARVATPAPAEGDAASGRVA is encoded by the exons ATGGCGGTCCACGGACGCTCAGACGTCGGTGGCACAGCTGCCGTACCAGACACACCTGCCGTCGCAGAGGGCCAGCAGGGACAATGCGGTTCCTTCTCTGAtgaggcagcggagacagcagcgcctgTTGGGTTGTGTGAGACGACGAAGGACGCCGAGTCTTCTGATGGATCCTCACGTGgctcgacgaggcgcagcgcggaaggcgacgccgaagcggaCAGTtggcgaggagggagcgggAGCGTACTCACGTCTGATGGTGCACAAGCACAGAGTCGGGAAAAGAAATGGATACCATTATGCTGGAAGACAATTTCAGGACATAATGCACGTACCCCGTCATGGTCTGGCTTCGAGTTGGAGAAGAGTCCCACTGCGAGTGGCACGCAACAACCATGGAGACTTCTTGAGGTTGGCATTGGAGGCAAACGGTCTCCTACGTGGAACACGTCAAAGAATCACTCAAGCTGCGAGGCAGCTCCTGAGAAGACACGATTCACCCCCATGATGATTCTTGTTGTCAGCTTCACTTCCCTAACAGGTCTTCTGATGGGCTACGACCTCTGCGTTGTCGCAACCGTGCTAAGCGAAATCCAGGAAAACTTCCATCTCTGCGGGGGCAGCTTCTCGTGCTTGTCAAAATCCATGTTCGTGGCCATTCTCGCCCCAGGAGCGGCA GTGGGCAGTGTTATGGGCGGGTGGATGTCGGATCGCATTGGCCGTAAATCTGGCCTGGCGCTCAGCGACATTTGCCTTCTTTTAGGCAGCGTGGCCATGGGCGTTGGAGAAGCATTCTGG GTGATGCTCCTTGGCCGTTTCCTCATCGGCATGGGAGTGGGACTCGGCTTTGTCGTTTACGCGACGTACACGAGCGAGGTCGCGCCCTCTGACCGCCGTGGACAGCTGGTCGCCTGTCAAGAGGTTGCGCAGTGCTTCG GCTGTTTGGTCGCATATGCTATGGCAGCATGCTTTGGAGAAGGCGCCTGGCGGTATCTGCTCGGAATGGGCGGAATCCTTGCCGGCGTGCAG GTCTTAGGCGAGATTTTCATCTTGCCAGAGAGcccgcgcttcttcgtccagcgaggcgaagacgctcAAGCAGCAGCTTCGCTGCGGAAGCTGGGGATGAAGGACGAGGCCGAAATCTGTAGAATCGTGGAGGAGCTGAAAGCAGATCGAGATCATTCCCAGGAGGCCGCAGGGGCGTGCGACGGCGTCGAATCTGCCTCTGCAGGGCCGCTCGAGAAACTGTACAGGAAGTGGACAAGG GCTTTTGACCGGCTTCGCAATCACCGCAGGAGTCTTTTCGTCGCCGTGGGCTGCGCGGTTGCTCAAAACATGACGGCAGCGAACAGCGTCATTTATTTCACAGTTGATGTTTTTCGCCTCGCCGGAGTGTGCAACCCGCTCATTccaggcgtcggcgtcggagTTGTCAAG ttcctcggcgtcgtcgtttGCATCTTCCTGGTGGACCGATGGGGCAGGCGCGTCCTGCTGCTCACGGGCACGGCGGGGACGTTCGTGTGCCATCTGTTGATGGTG ACAGGGTTTGCCCTGCAGAGtgggggcgcggcggaggcggcccaggcggcgtgtgcggcggcgggagggagCAACGAGGGAAtttccttctccgcgaaACTGCTCATCTCCACTCTCCTCCTGTACATCTTCTTTTGGAATACGAGCTGGGCGGCGCTCATGTTTGTTGTCGCCAGCGAG GTTCTGCCAACGAGTCTCCGAGGCCTGGGCATGGGATTGACGATCACAACCTTTTGGCTTCTGTCCTTCGTGGTTCAGTTTTCGCTGGAGCCTCTGTTCTCAGCGATATCCATTCCTG GGACCTTTGGCTTGTTTGCATGCTTGAatttcttcgcgctcctctTTGTCGGCTTCTTCGTCCCGGAGGCTAAAGGGCGTTCCCTAGAGGACATGCAGAGAAAGAATCGTTCAGGGCCGGCGCGGACGTGTTGTCGCGCGTCTcacggcgccgtcggcggcgccgcaggcttgCAGGGAGGTGAGCCGTCGCCTGAAggttcgccgcctgcgtcgtgcTCAGATCCCtcttcgcaggccgcggccgaaGAAGGAGCGAAACTCACAATCGATGAGAAGCAGCAATGGGCGAGAGTCGCCacgccagcgcctgctgaAGGGGACGCTGCAAGCGGCCGGGTGGCGTGA
- a CDS encoding uncharacterized protein (encoded by transcript BESB_032750), giving the protein MGRLHSVIRRWSGAEEPRNCGQPTRCHAAVWEAFQAQVLRRREGENVSTMRRRLPKEEWEALQAEAAAAIARLAEKRDVEGAGVFGGDGSRAPVRAGGYRSVQVASEPREGHAELIN; this is encoded by the coding sequence ATGGGGCGGCTTCACTCCGTGATTCGGCGGTGGAGCGGCGCTGAGGAACCCCGAAATTGCGGGCAGCCCACGCGTTGCCACGCCGCGGTATGGGAAGCCTTTCAGGCGCAAGTcctgcgtcggcgcgaggGGGAGAACGTCTCGACGatgaggcggcgcctgcccaAGGAGGAATGGGAAGCTCTGCAAGCggaagctgcggccgcgatcGCGCGACTGGCTGAGAAAAGGGATGTAGAAGGAGCCGGCGTATTTGGCGGAGACGGGTCGCGTGCCCCCGTGCGTGCTGGCGGCTATCGCTCGGTCCAAGTGGCGAgtgagccgcgcgaggggcaTGCAGAATTGATAAATTAA
- a CDS encoding uncharacterized protein (encoded by transcript BESB_032760), with product MRAIATRVSGGGREGAATARLLLRFRPQARVSLQSAPSALSLSSIHRRPPLVLSSSLQPAFSVSASEPASRRSQASAWLSLSARALSFSSSASPAEVSHAEVLVVGAGLTGLTAAHTFFSQLSPPARRALQQRLSLQDEGSRQRHAAAPSSSSAPSCSLQQGSAVVIVAEAAARTGGCIRTRTSSCGRFLFDVGANSFRLTSGTFALLRDLDLLAHLQRADTRLERFVGFNGRLHSLPFSSLSALFSSDLLSRAGKLRLLAGMCGVFPPRFLWQMLHPRAPSRASSPPSFASPSSSAESGQSSAGVCAYLQRTQEDESVEEFVSRRLGPEMHARVLDALVTGICAGDASQLSMKAALPAAYKAFDRGLIFYALQLLASKLVSAVRASRAAAGRAAEAEADAKRRGEKTRDAGVEGAATKRNHHSMRDDPSMTGPDMQGIVNFDEGMEVLTKALEARLPLAASHASGELPACSLRTQWKLKELSTVEPPRAAGDLLSAAPPSGASFASSRPSSVWFEALFETPDGLRRVRTPQVLLTVSSAETARALRSFLSPGLLHRLETLPAVSMALVTLVYSKPELRRLCGAAGAPRDGLKGPRPAGEAAAEEPHVFEDSDTPAAATKASHGAAGGARREAERRARRKSSFSFSGASLADGSEGEKPTGMGFGFLLPNAERKRRHWKTLGGIFVSDVFDGRVSSSASLSMFGRELAPAESGEEDVSLVTMFIGGSHDQERVKESDEALGVAATEDLLRAFRSLCGASGGSFALAPEEREKLRTCVRVLNVERWRSTIPQYVKGHGKLVEELRHEVAGSVRRSTADALGKAAGDDERGGEEGGLIVEGTWVSGAAVGDRIDAGKKAGLRMARAAAKRATPPEE from the coding sequence ATGAGGGCGATCGCCACTCGCGTCTCTGGAGGgggcagagaaggcgcggcgacagcgcgtcttctcctccgcttccggCCTCAAGCCCGTGTGTCTCTTcagtctgcgccttctgctttGTCGCTCTCGTCCATCCATCGTCGACCGCccctcgttctctcttcttcgctgcagcCTGCTTTCAGCGTGAGTGCTTCAGAGCCTGCTTCCCGGCGCTCCCAGGCTTCTGCCTGGCTttccctctctgctcgcgccctttcgttctcgtcttccgcttccccGGCGGAAGTATCGCACGCTGAGGTGCTGGTAGTGGGCGCAGGGCTGACCGGGCTCACCGCGGCGCACACGTTCTTCTCTCAACTGTctccccccgcgcggcgagcgctgcagcagcgactcTCTCTTCAGGATGAAGGCTCGCGGCAACGACATGCGGCAGctccttcgtcctcctccgctccctcTTGTTCCTTGCAGCAGGGGTCGGCCGTGGTGATtgtcgcggaggctgcggcgcggacaGGAGGCTGTATCCGCACGCGGACGTCGTCGTGCGGTCGGTTTCTGTTTGACGTCGGCGCCAACAGCTTTCGGCTGACTAGTGGCACCTTCGCCCTCCTGAGGGACTTGGATCTGCTGGCGCATCTTCAGCGCGCAGACACCAGACTCGAGCGCTTTGTCGGCTTTAACGGGCGCCTTCACTCGctgcccttctcctcgctctcagcgctcttctcctccgacctcctctcgcgcgccggcaaGCTACGCCTGCTGGCGGGCAtgtgcggcgtcttcccgcCGAGGTTCCTGTGGCAGATGCTTCATCCTCGTGCGCCcagccgcgcttcctcgccgccttcttttgcgtcgccctcttcatCCGCCGAGAGCGGGCAGTCCTCCGCGGGCGTGTGTGCCTATCTGCAACGCACGCAGGAGGACGAGTCCGTGGAGGAATTCGTTTCCCGGCGCCTGGGACCTGAGATGCATGCGAGGGTGCTTGATGCGCTGGTGACCGGCatctgcgccggcgacgcgtcgcagcTGTCGATGAAGGCTGCGCTTCCCGCGGCTTACAAGGCCTTCGATCGCGGGTTGATCTTCTACGCGCTTCAACTCCTCGCCTCGAagctcgtctccgcggtgcgggcttctcgcgcggcggccggcagAGCGGctgaagcggaggcggacgcaaagcgcagaggcgagaaaacACGTGACGCAGGTGTGGAGGGCGCGGCAACGAAGCGGAATCACCACAGCATGCGCGACGACCCCAGTATGACTGGTCCTGACATGCAGGGAATTGTGAACTTCGACGAGGGGATGGAAGTCCTCacgaaggcgctggaggcgcggcttcctcttgCGGCATCTCACGCTTCAGGCGAGTTGCCAGCGTGCTCGCTTCGCACGCAGTGGAAGCTGAAAGAGCTGAGTACGGTGGAgcctccgcgagccgccggcgacctcTTGTCAGCCGCGCCCCCCTCGGGCGCTTCTTTTGCGTCTTCGCGACCCTCGTCTGTGTGGTTCGAGGCTCTGTTTGAGACGCCCGACGGGTTGCGGCGAGTACGCACGCCGCAGGTGCTGCTAACAGTATCGTCGGCTGAGACGGCCAGGGCCTTGCGCTCCTTCCTGTCTCCGGGCCTGCTGCATCGTCTCGAGACGCTGCCAGCGGTCTCGATGGCTCTAGTCACGCTGGTCTACTCCAAGCCtgagctgcggcgtctctgcggcgcggctggtGCGCCCCGCGATGGCCTCAAAGGCCCCCGGCCTGctggcgaggctgcggcggaggagccgcacGTCTTCGAGGACTCTGACACcccggcggcagccacgaAGGCCAGCCACggagccgcaggaggcgcgcggagagaggccgaGCGCCGAGCCCGGAGGAAGtcctccttttctttctcAGGGGCGTCTCTTGCGGACGGTTCTGAGGGCGAGAAGCCCACCGGGATGGGcttcggcttcctcctcccgaACGCGGAGCGCAAGCGTCGGCACTGGAAGACCCTGGGCGGCATTTTCGTGTCTGACGTGTTCGATGGACGCGTGTCGTCCTCGGCGAGCCTCTCGATGTTTGGGCGCGAGCTTGCGCcggcagagagcggcgaggaagacgtgAGCCTCGTGACGATGTTTatcggcggcagccacgaTCAGGAGCGCGTgaaagagagcgacgaggcccTGGGAGTGGCTGCGACTGAGGATCTTCTACGCGCATTCcgcagtctctgcggcgcttcgggGGGCTCCTTTGCCctggcgccggaggagagagaaaaactgaGGACGTGCGTGCGCGTCCTGAACGTCGAGCGGTGGCGCTCAACCATCCCTCAGTACGTTAAGGGACACGGGAAGCTCGTCGAGGAGTTGCGCCACGAAGTTGCGGGCAGCGTGCGCAGATCGACGGCAGACGCCCTTGGCAAGGCCGCAGGGGACGACGAgcggggaggcgaggagggcgggtTGATCGTCGAGGGCACCTGggtgagcggcgcggcggtcggAGATCGCATCGACGCGGGCAAGAAGGCCGGGCTCCGCATGGCGAGGGCAGCCGCCAAACGCGCGACCCCCCCTGAGGAATAG